A stretch of DNA from Roseovarius sp. W115:
GCTCGTCCAGCAGGGCGCGGGCGGCCTGGGCCTGACCGGTTTCCGTGGCCACGCCATCGGCGCGCACCAAACCACGGCGTTTCATTAGACGCAGTGTGAGGCGTTCATAAATTGGCTGATCTGTGGCCAGCGCCAGCAGACCTTGGCGCACATGCACCTGCGCCTGAAAGCGGCGATGGCGCAGCATGGCGGCGAGAACGCCGCGCGCGGGCGCTATGAGCAATGACATCAAGAAGATGGCAAAGGCCACAAGCACGATGATCGGACCGGTGGGCAACGCGGGGGCGGTGGCGGATATGGCCGCGCCGACATAGCCTGCGACACCGCCAAACGTCCCGGCCAGCAGAACCACATGGCCAACACGGTGGCTCCAAAACCGCGCGGCCACAGCCGGGATGATGAGAAGCGCCACGATCAGGATGAGGCCCACGATCTTGAGGCCGACAACTGTGATCGCCATCGCCAGACCCATCATGGCAAGCTCAATCCGGCGCACGTTCATACCCGCTCCGGCAGCGAATTCGGGATCAAATGCTACGGTGGTCATAGGGCGTCGCAGGATGAGAACAGCCAACAAAACGAGTGTTCCACCCAAAGCGATCACCACGGCATCGTTCCAGAGCATTCCAGCGGTAGAGCCAAGAAGGAAGCTTTCCAGTCCGGCTTGCCGCCCGGCGTTCATCGACTGGATCACAGTCAGAAGCACGATGCCAAATCCGAAGAACACCGAAAGCACCGCGCCTATGGCGGCATCTTCGGACAGGCGCGTTCGGTGGGTGAGCGCGCTGACGCAGAGCAGTCCTATGGCTGAGGTGACGGCAGACCCCAGCAATAATCCGGGGAGAGATCGACCCTCCCCGCCGAACGCCACCATGAGCATGAAGGCCAGCGCCACACCGGGAAGCGTTGCATGGCTAATGGCGTCACTGACCAAAGCGCGTTTGCCAAGAAACAGGAAGGTGCCCGTCGCCCCGGCGGCGATGCCCAAGAGCATGGCACCGACCGTCACCAACGTGGCGTTGTAGCCAAGCTGCAGGGTGAGCGCCTCCAAAAGCATGGGATCAGATGGCCGCGCCCATTTGCGCGGTGGCCAGACGTCCGCCATAGGCGGCTTGCAGATTGGGCTGCGTAAAGGCCTCGGCCACGGTGCCTTCTGCGATGCGCGTGGTGTTGATCAAGAACACCCGGTCAAAATACTCCGGCACGGTGGCCAAATCATGATGCACGGCAACCACGGTTTTGCCGGCAGCGCGAAGTTCTTGCAGAACTGAGATGATGGCTTTTTCCGTGGCCGCATCGACCCCGGCAAAGGGTTCATCAAGCAGGTAAAGATCGGCCTCTTGCGCCAGGGCGCGCGCGAGGAAGACGCGCTGTTGCTGACCCCCAGACAATTGCCCGATCTGGCGGTTGGCAAAACTCTCCATTCCAACCCGTGCAAGACTGTCGAGTGCGATCTGGCGATGTGCGCCGCTGACCCGGCGCAGCAAACCCAGGCTGCGGTATTGTCCCATCATCACCACGTCCAGAACCCGCGTCGGGAAATCCCAATCGACACTGGCACGTTGCGGCACATAAGCAATACGGGCGCGCTCAGAGGCCAAGGGTTGACCCCATGCAGAGATTAGACCCGAGAGCGGTTTGACAATCCCAAGGGCAGCTTTGAGTAAGGTGGATTTACCAGCACCATTCGGGCCGATGATGGCGGTCATTTCACCGGGGTGGAACGTCGCGTCCACAGAAAATACCGCCGGTTTTTCACCGTAGGACACGGTCAGGCCGCGAATGGCAAGAGGCGCATCGAACTCGGTTGAGCTGGTGACGCGATGGCCTTCTGTTGTGATGAGATCAAGGGACATGGCCTAGCTTCCTGCCGACAGTTTGGCATTCATACCGCGCGCAGGCACGTCGCCTCCCAGCGCCGCCGTGATGGTTGTCACGTTGTGGTCGATCATGCCGATATAGGTGCCTTCATACGTGTCCGACTGACCCATAGCGTCCGAGAAAAGCTCTCCGCCGATCTTGACTTCGTGGCCTT
This window harbors:
- a CDS encoding metal ABC transporter permease codes for the protein MLLEALTLQLGYNATLVTVGAMLLGIAAGATGTFLFLGKRALVSDAISHATLPGVALAFMLMVAFGGEGRSLPGLLLGSAVTSAIGLLCVSALTHRTRLSEDAAIGAVLSVFFGFGIVLLTVIQSMNAGRQAGLESFLLGSTAGMLWNDAVVIALGGTLVLLAVLILRRPMTTVAFDPEFAAGAGMNVRRIELAMMGLAMAITVVGLKIVGLILIVALLIIPAVAARFWSHRVGHVVLLAGTFGGVAGYVGAAISATAPALPTGPIIVLVAFAIFLMSLLIAPARGVLAAMLRHRRFQAQVHVRQGLLALATDQPIYERLTLRLMKRRGLVRADGVATETGQAQAARALLDERRWQVLRSDPAHAEAAAHYDGLTPLDTVLTPDQLKALDQGLGPRATT
- a CDS encoding metal ABC transporter ATP-binding protein, whose protein sequence is MSLDLITTEGHRVTSSTEFDAPLAIRGLTVSYGEKPAVFSVDATFHPGEMTAIIGPNGAGKSTLLKAALGIVKPLSGLISAWGQPLASERARIAYVPQRASVDWDFPTRVLDVVMMGQYRSLGLLRRVSGAHRQIALDSLARVGMESFANRQIGQLSGGQQQRVFLARALAQEADLYLLDEPFAGVDAATEKAIISVLQELRAAGKTVVAVHHDLATVPEYFDRVFLINTTRIAEGTVAEAFTQPNLQAAYGGRLATAQMGAAI